Proteins encoded in a region of the Chryseobacterium piperi genome:
- a CDS encoding MFS transporter yields MLSAASEQRIRLITIMAFISIPLSGFVTDIYLPSFPSMAKGMQVSEKDIQITLTSYLLSYGISQLFVGGILDSIGRYRPKLAALLLLVVTSILITMTNNILLICLLRILQGIAVSVLVVATRAIFVDIYDADRVKHYLSYFTIVWSLGPILAPFLGGYLEKLFNWHANFYFLAFYAGAIFLFEWFFSGESLPEKKKLNFSENISLYTMMLKNRIFMLGIIILGLSYSIVMLFNITGPFIIENTFHFTPVVIGYCTLILGFSWMIGGFIGKKRVSLGFKARILQPIILQLTLIVSLIVVSYFSQSLFIMIPFAFFIHICSGILFTSFFTTSMLYFPKNAGTAGGLMGGLVYIITSITSFIISVSGTVAEQKDLAWRYLIIAIILLGIIMTMNQTLKREKAQD; encoded by the coding sequence ATGTTGAGCGCAGCATCTGAACAACGCATCAGATTAATTACCATTATGGCCTTTATCTCGATCCCTCTTTCAGGGTTCGTTACCGACATCTATTTGCCCTCATTTCCTTCAATGGCCAAAGGAATGCAGGTATCAGAAAAAGACATCCAGATTACATTGACTTCCTATCTGTTGAGTTATGGAATTTCACAGTTATTTGTGGGAGGCATCCTGGATAGCATAGGACGTTATCGTCCGAAATTGGCAGCCTTACTCCTTCTGGTAGTGACGAGTATTTTAATCACGATGACCAACAATATTTTACTGATATGTCTACTCCGTATCCTTCAGGGAATAGCCGTGTCTGTTCTGGTAGTAGCTACCCGTGCTATTTTTGTGGATATTTACGATGCAGATAGAGTAAAACATTATTTGAGTTATTTTACCATCGTATGGTCCCTTGGTCCTATTTTAGCTCCTTTTCTTGGCGGCTATCTGGAAAAGTTATTTAACTGGCATGCTAATTTTTATTTCCTGGCTTTCTATGCAGGAGCTATATTCCTGTTTGAATGGTTTTTCAGTGGAGAAAGCCTGCCTGAAAAAAAGAAGCTGAACTTTTCAGAAAATATAAGTTTGTACACCATGATGCTGAAAAACAGGATTTTTATGTTGGGGATTATCATTCTGGGACTTAGCTACTCTATCGTTATGCTATTCAATATTACAGGTCCATTCATCATTGAGAATACCTTTCATTTCACTCCGGTTGTCATCGGATACTGTACTTTGATTTTAGGATTTTCCTGGATGATTGGAGGATTTATAGGAAAGAAAAGAGTTTCCTTAGGATTTAAAGCCCGCATTCTTCAGCCTATTATCTTACAATTAACGCTCATTGTATCTTTAATAGTGGTAAGTTACTTTTCGCAAAGCCTGTTTATTATGATCCCTTTTGCTTTTTTTATTCATATATGCTCTGGGATTTTATTTACATCATTCTTTACTACCAGCATGTTGTATTTTCCTAAAAATGCAGGTACGGCAGGTGGGTTGATGGGAGGCCTGGTCTATATTATTACCTCTATCACCAGCTTCATTATTTCAGTAAGCGGAACAGTGGCCGAACAAAAGGATTTAGCATGGCGCTATCTTATTATCGCCATTATTCTTTTAGGGATCATCATGACAATGAATCAAACTTTAAAAAGAGAGAAAGCTCAGGACTGA